One genomic segment of Corallococcus silvisoli includes these proteins:
- a CDS encoding OmpA family protein has protein sequence MAFNLIEAVGSQFMQKGLLQKISGSLGEDPQATTKSLPGAIAAVAAGVADQGGNEAGAHRLLSKLNDGGFTGPDAPPHTGAVGEGLLDEEERGKGMLSGLFGNKLGPITEGLTRFGGMRNSGSSMRLLSLAAPMLMGVLGKQVRDQRMGASGLMQLLGSQRNNIAAALPAGLGGILGFGGARHAVAEVIEPHRETVTQVRETVPVRETVTRPPVPRQPERKKSIAGWAVPLALLALVALAWGALRGRRHEPARVPQVSQNTQPPRVDNRIAQAPPQPARPTPPQPAPATQPATPPQATEPTPPQTGGSGTGGSGPEKVRVNDANSLRDAFNGPNAQQGFVLDGVEFKQGSSQLTAKSQQMVGELGDLMKQKADSRVRITGFTDSTGNADANRQLSQTRAESVRQALVRDGVTQDRIDVSGEGSANPVASNDTPEGRVQNRRIEVQVLGQ, from the coding sequence ATGGCGTTCAACCTGATCGAAGCAGTCGGCTCACAATTCATGCAGAAGGGGTTGCTCCAGAAGATCAGCGGCTCGCTGGGAGAGGATCCGCAGGCGACCACCAAGTCCCTGCCGGGCGCGATCGCCGCGGTGGCCGCGGGCGTCGCGGACCAGGGCGGAAACGAGGCAGGCGCCCACCGGCTCTTGTCGAAGCTCAACGACGGCGGCTTCACCGGGCCTGACGCGCCCCCGCACACGGGCGCCGTCGGCGAGGGGTTGCTCGACGAAGAGGAGCGCGGGAAGGGGATGCTGAGCGGGCTGTTCGGCAACAAGCTGGGCCCCATCACCGAGGGCCTCACGCGCTTCGGCGGGATGCGCAACTCCGGCTCTTCGATGCGGCTGCTGTCCCTGGCCGCGCCGATGCTGATGGGCGTCCTGGGCAAGCAGGTGCGCGACCAGCGCATGGGCGCGTCCGGGCTGATGCAGCTGCTCGGCAGCCAGCGCAACAACATCGCCGCCGCGCTGCCGGCCGGCCTGGGTGGCATCCTCGGCTTCGGCGGTGCGCGCCACGCGGTGGCGGAGGTCATCGAACCCCACCGCGAGACCGTCACCCAGGTCCGCGAGACGGTGCCCGTGCGCGAGACCGTGACCCGTCCGCCCGTCCCCCGGCAGCCGGAGCGCAAGAAGAGCATCGCGGGCTGGGCTGTCCCGTTGGCCCTGCTCGCACTGGTCGCGCTCGCGTGGGGGGCCCTGCGAGGGCGCCGGCACGAGCCCGCCCGCGTCCCGCAGGTGAGCCAGAACACGCAGCCACCGCGCGTGGACAACCGCATCGCGCAGGCTCCGCCGCAGCCCGCCCGTCCCACGCCGCCGCAGCCCGCGCCCGCGACGCAGCCCGCGACGCCGCCGCAGGCCACGGAGCCGACCCCGCCCCAGACGGGCGGCTCCGGCACGGGCGGATCGGGTCCGGAGAAGGTGCGCGTGAACGACGCCAACAGCCTGCGTGACGCCTTCAACGGTCCGAACGCGCAGCAGGGCTTCGTGCTGGATGGCGTGGAGTTCAAGCAGGGCTCGTCGCAGCTCACCGCGAAGAGCCAGCAGATGGTGGGCGAGCTGGGCGACCTGATGAAGCAGAAGGCCGACTCGCGCGTGCGCATCACGGGCTTCACGGACTCCACCGGCAACGCGGACGCCAACCGTCAGCTGTCGCAGACCCGCGCGGAGAGCGTGCGCCAGGCGCTGGTGCGCGACGGCGTGACCCAGGACCGCATCGACGTCAGCGGAGAGGGCTCCGCGAACCCCGTCGCCTCCAACGACACGCCCGAGGGCCGCGTGCAGAACCGCCGCATCGAAGTGCAGGTGCTCGGTCAGTAG
- a CDS encoding dihydrolipoamide acetyltransferase family protein: MATFEFKLPDLGEGVAEGELVKWHVKAGDLVKEDQVLAEVMTDKATVTVPTPHAGRVVKTHGREGDMAKVHQLLVTLELEGSAPAAEAPAHGAPAAQSTPAASPAQAAPAAPASATKVLATPVTRRMAREHGLDLAEISGSGPQGRVTKADVVAALEGGGAAKKNEVSAPAPQAARPAAPLAAGKGDERIALRGLRKKIAEKMVRSKFTMPHFAFVEEVDATDLVALRTRLNSQLAAAGDGTKLTYLPFIVKATIAAMKKFPHLNANFDEAAQELVVRGEYNIGIAVATPDGLTVAVVRNADQLTLGELAKEITRLSVAARDRKLKMEELTGGTFTITSLGQSGGLFATPILNHPEVGILGVHKLKKRPAVKNDQVVIRDMMNLSLSCDHRVIDGDVAASFVYEIIKYLEAPDLLFLAMA, translated from the coding sequence ATGGCGACTTTCGAATTCAAGCTCCCAGACCTCGGCGAAGGCGTGGCGGAGGGCGAGCTCGTCAAGTGGCACGTCAAGGCGGGCGACCTGGTGAAGGAAGACCAGGTGCTCGCCGAGGTGATGACGGACAAGGCCACGGTCACCGTGCCCACCCCCCACGCCGGCCGCGTCGTGAAGACGCACGGCCGCGAGGGCGACATGGCGAAGGTGCACCAGCTGCTGGTGACGCTGGAGCTGGAGGGCAGCGCGCCCGCGGCGGAAGCGCCCGCGCACGGCGCTCCTGCGGCGCAGAGCACGCCCGCGGCGAGCCCCGCGCAGGCGGCTCCTGCCGCGCCGGCGTCGGCCACCAAGGTGCTGGCCACGCCCGTCACGCGCCGCATGGCGCGCGAGCATGGCCTGGACCTGGCGGAGATCTCCGGCTCGGGGCCTCAGGGGCGGGTGACGAAGGCGGACGTGGTGGCGGCGCTGGAGGGCGGTGGCGCGGCGAAGAAGAACGAGGTGTCGGCGCCCGCGCCGCAGGCCGCGCGTCCGGCGGCGCCGTTGGCGGCGGGGAAGGGCGACGAGCGCATCGCGCTGCGCGGGCTGCGCAAGAAGATCGCCGAGAAGATGGTGCGCTCGAAGTTCACGATGCCGCACTTCGCGTTCGTGGAGGAGGTGGACGCCACGGACCTGGTCGCGCTGCGCACGCGGCTCAACAGTCAGCTGGCGGCGGCGGGGGACGGCACGAAGCTGACGTACCTGCCGTTCATCGTGAAGGCGACCATCGCGGCGATGAAGAAGTTCCCGCACCTGAACGCGAACTTCGACGAGGCGGCGCAGGAGCTGGTGGTCCGCGGCGAGTACAACATCGGCATCGCGGTGGCCACGCCGGACGGCCTCACGGTGGCGGTGGTGCGCAACGCGGATCAGCTCACGCTGGGCGAGCTGGCGAAGGAGATCACCCGCCTGAGCGTCGCGGCGCGCGACCGCAAGCTGAAGATGGAGGAGCTGACGGGCGGCACCTTCACCATCACCTCGCTGGGGCAGAGCGGCGGCCTCTTCGCCACGCCCATCCTCAACCACCCCGAGGTGGGCATCCTGGGCGTTCACAAGCTGAAGAAGCGCCCGGCGGTGAAGAACGATCAGGTGGTCATCCGGGACATGATGAACCTGTCGCTCTCGTGCGACCACCGCGTCATCGATGGCGACGTCGCGGCGAGCTTCGTCTACGAGATCATCAAGTACCTGGAGGCGCCGGACCTGCTGTTCCTCGCGATGGCGTGA
- the ribA gene encoding GTP cyclohydrolase II: MSDTRSPQVLPTRKPSQHLERYSEADVPTARGVLKTIVFRDKRNGREHVALVVGEPAGMEGVPVRIHSECLTSEVFGSLKCDCREQLDRALDFVTQSGLGVVLYLRQEGRGIGLGNKIKAYALQAKGLDTYEANRQLGFADDLRSYDIAAEMLRALDVRSVDLITNNPLKIAGLVEEGVAVRRRIPSRTEHNPHNVDYLRTKRERTGHLIELFAEDDDTEAKAG, encoded by the coding sequence ATGTCCGACACTCGCTCACCCCAGGTCCTGCCGACCCGCAAGCCCTCCCAGCACCTGGAGCGGTACTCGGAAGCGGACGTGCCCACGGCCCGAGGGGTGCTGAAGACCATCGTCTTCCGCGACAAGCGCAACGGGCGCGAGCACGTGGCGTTGGTGGTGGGCGAGCCGGCGGGGATGGAAGGGGTGCCGGTGCGCATCCACTCCGAGTGCCTCACGAGCGAGGTTTTCGGCAGCCTCAAGTGCGACTGCCGCGAGCAGCTGGACCGCGCGCTGGACTTCGTGACCCAGAGCGGCCTGGGCGTGGTGCTCTACCTGCGCCAGGAGGGCCGGGGCATCGGCCTGGGCAACAAGATCAAGGCGTACGCCCTCCAGGCCAAGGGCCTGGACACCTACGAGGCCAACCGGCAGCTGGGCTTCGCGGACGACCTGCGCTCGTATGACATCGCGGCGGAGATGTTGCGCGCCCTGGACGTGCGTTCGGTGGATCTGATCACCAACAACCCGCTGAAGATCGCGGGGCTGGTGGAGGAAGGCGTGGCGGTCCGTCGCCGAATCCCTTCCCGGACCGAGCACAATCCGCATAACGTCGACTATTTGAGGACGAAGCGCGAGCGTACGGGGCACCTGATTGAGCTCTTCGCGGAGGACGACGACACGGAAGCCAAGGCCGGCTAA
- a CDS encoding SpoIID/LytB domain-containing protein → MAVLLAVLGVGTAPGGHRTVGPSVEPRAGRPTRVAKAAADAAVEVRLLSKHQPSRLRLDGPRSLEVVASGDTLLVDGRAGPSPLRLDSGRWRVRGRGLDRRYEAALVLSARAGALVVVATFALETYVAAVTASETEVDTPFEALRAQAITARSYALASGRRHDEARACDLTHCQVLRGEGFARHLGRARDAARSTEGVVLRLADGSIALAPFHASCGGHTADPVAVFGAPDRTGAAAVPDRCPPSPWRAVVPRALVTAAASDALGGPALAADLLLDRDSSGAVVRVVDRASGRDARGDAFFRALGARAGWDRIRSARFSLTLGGEQALLEGQGHGHGVGLCQAGAALLARQGWTAEQLLAHYFPRALPSKLDDK, encoded by the coding sequence ATGGCCGTGCTCCTCGCCGTGCTGGGCGTGGGCACCGCTCCCGGCGGGCATCGCACGGTGGGTCCGAGCGTGGAGCCCCGGGCCGGGAGGCCCACCCGTGTGGCGAAGGCCGCCGCCGACGCGGCCGTGGAGGTGCGGCTGCTCTCCAAGCACCAGCCGTCGCGGCTGCGGTTGGACGGCCCCCGCTCGCTGGAGGTCGTGGCGTCCGGCGACACGCTGCTCGTCGATGGCCGCGCTGGGCCTTCGCCCTTGCGCCTGGACTCCGGCCGCTGGCGGGTCCGGGGGAGGGGCCTGGACCGGCGCTACGAGGCGGCGCTGGTCCTGTCGGCGCGGGCCGGAGCGCTGGTCGTCGTGGCCACCTTCGCGCTGGAGACGTACGTCGCCGCCGTCACCGCCAGCGAGACCGAGGTCGACACCCCATTTGAAGCGCTCCGGGCCCAGGCCATCACCGCCCGCAGCTACGCGCTCGCCTCGGGGAGGCGCCACGACGAGGCGCGCGCCTGTGATCTCACCCACTGCCAGGTCCTGCGCGGCGAAGGCTTCGCTCGTCACCTGGGCCGCGCCCGCGACGCCGCGCGCTCCACCGAAGGCGTCGTCCTGCGCCTGGCGGACGGCTCCATCGCGCTCGCGCCCTTCCACGCGAGCTGCGGCGGCCATACGGCCGACCCCGTGGCCGTGTTCGGCGCTCCGGACCGCACCGGCGCCGCCGCGGTGCCCGACCGCTGTCCTCCGTCGCCGTGGCGGGCCGTCGTGCCCCGCGCGCTGGTGACGGCCGCCGCGTCGGATGCGCTTGGCGGGCCCGCGCTCGCGGCGGACCTGTTGCTGGACCGGGACTCCAGCGGCGCGGTCGTGCGCGTCGTGGATCGTGCCTCGGGACGCGATGCGCGCGGCGACGCCTTCTTCCGCGCGCTCGGCGCCCGTGCCGGGTGGGATCGGATCCGCAGCGCGCGGTTCTCCCTGACGCTCGGGGGAGAGCAGGCGCTCCTCGAAGGGCAGGGGCATGGTCACGGCGTCGGGCTCTGTCAGGCCGGCGCGGCCCTGCTCGCACGGCAGGGTTGGACCGCGGAGCAGTTGCTCGCGCACTACTTCCCACGCGCCCTCCCGTCGAAGCTCGACGACAAGTGA
- the lipB gene encoding lipoyl(octanoyl) transferase LipB, translating to MSTLTIFRLGRVEYEDGLKLMHLFGEARLQERIGDALLLLEHPPVLTLGRAAKRENITATDAHLAEQGVEVFDTNRGGDVTYHGPGQVVGYPILLLPPERRDVRRYVRDVERGLIQTLAAFGLTAGPIPKWPGVWLGQEGAPDARKIGAIGVHLSRWLTTHGFALNVNTNLAHFQLIVPCGIREAGVTSMQRELGHAVSVPEVEEALAREFTQVFDAQRVDGAVDVRTVSVAVVRGHGPDARVLLLHRTPERGGFWQTVTGRLEPGELPASAARRELSEETGLDLPVRDLEYRHAFALGDVLPPKLVEEHGFAVHAAPDAQVRLGPEHDAFEWVDVPTALERLPFRGLRETVARALKAHGP from the coding sequence ATGAGTACGCTCACCATCTTCCGGCTGGGCCGCGTGGAGTACGAGGACGGGCTGAAGCTGATGCACCTGTTTGGCGAGGCCCGCCTCCAGGAGCGCATCGGGGACGCGCTCCTGCTCCTGGAGCATCCCCCGGTCCTCACGCTGGGCCGCGCCGCGAAGCGCGAGAACATCACCGCCACCGACGCGCACCTCGCGGAGCAGGGCGTGGAGGTGTTCGACACCAACCGCGGCGGCGACGTCACCTACCACGGCCCGGGGCAGGTGGTGGGCTACCCCATCCTCCTGTTGCCGCCGGAGCGTCGGGACGTGCGCCGCTACGTGCGCGACGTGGAGCGGGGCCTCATCCAGACGCTCGCGGCGTTCGGCCTCACCGCCGGGCCCATCCCCAAGTGGCCGGGCGTGTGGCTGGGACAGGAGGGCGCTCCGGACGCGCGGAAGATTGGCGCCATTGGCGTGCACCTGTCGCGCTGGCTCACGACGCACGGCTTCGCGCTCAACGTGAACACGAACCTGGCGCACTTCCAGCTCATCGTCCCGTGCGGCATCCGCGAGGCGGGGGTGACGTCCATGCAGCGCGAGCTGGGCCACGCCGTCTCCGTCCCGGAGGTGGAGGAGGCGCTCGCCCGCGAGTTCACCCAGGTCTTCGACGCCCAGCGCGTGGACGGCGCGGTGGACGTGCGCACCGTGAGCGTCGCCGTGGTGCGGGGGCATGGGCCGGACGCCCGGGTGCTGCTGCTGCACCGGACCCCGGAGCGCGGCGGGTTCTGGCAGACGGTGACGGGGCGCCTGGAGCCGGGCGAGTTGCCCGCCTCAGCCGCGCGCCGCGAGCTCTCCGAGGAGACGGGCCTGGACCTCCCCGTGCGGGACCTGGAGTACCGCCACGCGTTCGCGCTGGGGGACGTGCTGCCACCCAAGTTGGTGGAGGAGCACGGCTTCGCGGTGCACGCCGCGCCGGACGCGCAGGTCCGCCTGGGGCCGGAGCACGACGCCTTCGAGTGGGTGGACGTGCCCACGGCGCTGGAGCGGCTGCCCTTCCGGGGCCTGCGGGAGACGGTGGCCCGCGCGCTCAAGGCGCACGGGCCCTGA
- a CDS encoding ClpX C4-type zinc finger protein: MADNPRELIRAAQTAELQGDRARAAECLEQAAALYQKSGHTSRASQLLRQARQLKARAPDVSPAFAAAMAGGKDAQAFHSLSSMTWSDAVSTAFNDKADAVAHVLDDSEAVATGGTPLVPEPGLPRLAGRIAAIGSVSEPESSPQSGGPGGLAGPPDAVPPSHPPASVESVLDGSATHAAGIGSPHPEQGDADVVVPGGLLLPPEDDEDLPSSGLPRSPDGMAVVPGGLLRPPEEDVSPVPREAGRARRREKRLIERGPTRADPALDAWCSFCCRPRGEVGDLVAGPAGAFICKGCLRESQGLLGDVIPPLPVREPVRDEPRGAGVEMVGHDDVRSLLERTLQAGARCLLVVGPEGCGKSIFFQALQRRGQGVLASVESLDTTPGAGPLLVEDVDRLEPGAQAVLAAFVANPSGRAVVMSARGAVSSMGLWVRGELGSLPVPTTAGMIEAVQGLVPVTLLEHVQVLLPVRRPTVPELVEVARRSLSLRQPAVSLSEEVLGAFAAEAVRSPRAGHELRALLARVHAGTWSLESAQTPAAPSPLHRGGRKGTP, encoded by the coding sequence ATGGCCGACAATCCCCGTGAGTTGATCCGCGCCGCGCAGACCGCCGAGCTCCAGGGAGACCGTGCGCGAGCGGCGGAGTGTCTGGAGCAGGCCGCCGCGCTCTACCAGAAGTCCGGGCACACCTCGCGCGCCTCGCAGCTGCTGCGGCAGGCGCGCCAGCTGAAGGCCCGCGCCCCTGACGTGAGCCCGGCCTTCGCCGCGGCCATGGCGGGAGGGAAGGACGCGCAGGCGTTCCACTCGCTGTCGTCGATGACCTGGAGCGACGCGGTGTCCACCGCGTTCAACGACAAGGCCGACGCCGTGGCGCACGTCCTGGACGACAGCGAGGCCGTCGCGACCGGAGGCACGCCGCTCGTGCCCGAGCCTGGACTGCCGCGCCTGGCCGGGAGGATCGCGGCCATCGGAAGCGTGTCCGAGCCGGAGTCTTCCCCCCAGTCAGGAGGGCCGGGGGGACTCGCCGGGCCTCCAGACGCCGTGCCTCCATCCCATCCTCCCGCGAGCGTGGAGTCCGTCCTGGACGGCTCCGCCACCCACGCCGCCGGCATAGGGAGCCCACACCCTGAGCAGGGAGACGCGGACGTCGTCGTCCCCGGCGGGCTGCTCCTCCCTCCCGAGGACGACGAGGACCTTCCGTCCAGCGGCCTGCCGCGTTCCCCGGACGGGATGGCGGTCGTCCCAGGTGGGCTGCTGCGTCCACCGGAGGAGGACGTGTCGCCCGTGCCCCGCGAAGCCGGCCGAGCACGGCGCCGGGAGAAGCGCCTCATCGAGCGGGGGCCCACCCGGGCGGATCCCGCGCTCGATGCGTGGTGCTCGTTCTGCTGCCGTCCCCGAGGGGAGGTGGGCGACCTGGTCGCGGGCCCCGCGGGCGCCTTCATCTGCAAGGGCTGCCTCCGCGAGTCCCAGGGACTCCTTGGCGACGTCATCCCCCCGCTCCCCGTGCGCGAACCCGTGAGGGACGAGCCGCGCGGAGCGGGCGTGGAGATGGTCGGGCACGACGACGTGCGGTCGCTGCTGGAGCGCACGCTCCAGGCGGGCGCCCGGTGCCTGCTCGTCGTGGGGCCGGAAGGCTGCGGCAAGAGCATCTTCTTCCAGGCCCTCCAGCGGCGAGGCCAGGGCGTGCTCGCGTCCGTGGAGTCGTTGGACACCACCCCGGGCGCTGGACCGCTGTTGGTTGAGGACGTGGATCGCCTGGAGCCCGGAGCCCAGGCCGTGCTGGCTGCCTTCGTCGCGAACCCCTCGGGGCGTGCCGTGGTGATGAGCGCGCGCGGCGCGGTGTCGTCGATGGGGCTCTGGGTTCGAGGCGAGCTGGGCAGCCTGCCGGTGCCCACCACCGCCGGCATGATCGAAGCGGTCCAGGGCCTGGTGCCGGTGACGCTCCTGGAGCACGTGCAGGTGCTGCTGCCCGTGCGCCGGCCGACGGTGCCGGAGCTGGTGGAGGTGGCCCGGCGCTCCCTGTCCCTGCGCCAGCCGGCGGTGTCGCTGTCGGAGGAAGTCCTGGGCGCGTTCGCGGCCGAAGCGGTCCGCTCGCCGCGCGCCGGGCACGAGCTGCGCGCGCTGCTGGCCCGCGTTCATGCGGGGACCTGGAGCCTGGAGTCCGCGCAGACGCCCGCCGCGCCGTCCCCCCTCCACCGAGGGGGCCGGAAGGGAACACCATGA
- a CDS encoding MBL fold metallo-hydrolase — MRFWGVRGSIPSPGPQTKRYGGNTPCVEVRCGDELLIFDLGSGARGLGDALAATRKPVKASIFISHYHYDHLQGLPFFAPMFSPANDVTLYGSPRDGRSLKEILAGQMVPPYFPVTAEDVFRTRLVYRDVVVGQDIPVGGATVRTLELNHPGGNVGYRVDFGGRSLVYATDVEHGTALDQALFDFARGADALIYDSMYTEDEYRGRKGPARTGWGHSTWEAAVRAADASDVKQLVLFHHDPGRDDVGMDKLVREVRKHRPEAIAAKEAMVLKL; from the coding sequence GTGCGGTTCTGGGGGGTGCGCGGTTCCATCCCCTCGCCCGGCCCCCAGACGAAGCGCTACGGCGGGAATACGCCATGCGTGGAGGTCCGCTGCGGAGACGAGCTGCTGATCTTCGACCTGGGCTCCGGAGCACGCGGCCTGGGAGATGCGCTGGCGGCGACGCGCAAGCCCGTCAAGGCGTCCATCTTCATCTCGCACTACCACTACGACCACCTGCAGGGCCTGCCGTTCTTCGCGCCGATGTTCTCTCCGGCGAACGACGTGACGCTGTACGGCTCCCCGCGCGATGGCCGGTCGTTGAAGGAGATCCTCGCCGGGCAGATGGTGCCCCCCTACTTCCCGGTGACGGCGGAGGACGTGTTCCGCACGCGCCTGGTGTACCGGGACGTCGTCGTGGGCCAGGACATCCCGGTGGGCGGGGCCACGGTGCGCACGCTGGAGCTGAACCACCCCGGCGGCAACGTGGGGTACCGGGTGGACTTCGGCGGGCGCTCGCTGGTCTACGCGACGGACGTGGAGCACGGCACCGCGCTGGACCAGGCCCTGTTCGACTTCGCGCGGGGCGCGGACGCGCTCATCTACGACTCCATGTACACGGAGGATGAGTACCGCGGCCGCAAGGGGCCGGCCCGCACGGGCTGGGGCCACTCCACGTGGGAGGCGGCGGTGCGCGCGGCGGATGCCAGCGACGTGAAGCAGCTGGTGCTCTTCCACCATGATCCAGGCCGCGACGACGTGGGCATGGACAAGCTGGTCCGCGAGGTGCGCAAGCACCGTCCGGAGGCCATCGCCGCGAAGGAGGCGATGGTCCTCAAGCTGTAA
- the lipA gene encoding lipoyl synthase, translating to MATPDRFPLPQVSESTRKPEWLKVRLPHGDGYERVKAIVKRVGLATVCEEARCPNIAECWGGGTATVMLMGEVCTRACRFCHVKVGAPPPLDPMEPIHLAQAVKEMNLEYIVVTSVNRDDRPDGGASHFASAIRELRKESPRTLVEVLIPDFKGKEADLATVAEAKPHVVAHNVETVERLTPTVRDRRATYRQSLRVLEYLKHRPERLYTKTSVMVGLGETDAELERTFQDLRDVGVDVLTLGQYLQPSQYHLRVERFVTPAQFEAYKALAESFGFLYVASGPLVRSSYRAAEFFMKGLMERERVERLG from the coding sequence ATGGCGACTCCCGACCGGTTTCCTCTCCCACAGGTCTCTGAAAGCACCCGAAAGCCCGAGTGGTTGAAGGTGCGCCTGCCGCATGGCGATGGCTATGAGCGGGTGAAGGCCATCGTGAAGCGCGTGGGCCTGGCCACGGTGTGTGAAGAGGCCCGCTGCCCGAACATCGCCGAGTGCTGGGGTGGCGGCACCGCGACGGTGATGCTGATGGGCGAGGTGTGCACGCGCGCGTGCCGCTTCTGCCACGTGAAGGTCGGGGCGCCGCCGCCGCTGGATCCGATGGAGCCCATCCATCTGGCGCAGGCGGTGAAGGAGATGAACCTCGAGTACATCGTCGTCACGTCGGTGAACCGCGACGACCGTCCGGACGGGGGCGCCAGCCACTTCGCGTCCGCCATCCGGGAGCTGCGCAAGGAGAGCCCGCGCACGCTCGTGGAGGTGCTCATCCCGGACTTCAAGGGGAAGGAAGCGGACCTGGCCACGGTGGCGGAGGCGAAGCCGCACGTGGTGGCGCACAACGTGGAGACAGTGGAGCGCCTGACGCCGACGGTGCGCGACCGCCGCGCCACCTACCGCCAGTCCCTGCGCGTGCTGGAGTACCTGAAGCACCGCCCCGAGCGGCTCTACACCAAGACGTCCGTCATGGTGGGCCTGGGCGAGACGGACGCGGAGCTGGAGCGCACGTTCCAGGATTTGCGCGACGTGGGCGTGGACGTGCTCACGCTGGGCCAGTACCTGCAGCCGTCGCAGTATCACCTGCGCGTGGAGCGCTTCGTGACGCCCGCGCAGTTCGAAGCGTACAAGGCGCTGGCGGAGTCCTTCGGATTCCTCTACGTGGCCTCCGGGCCGCTGGTGCGCTCCAGCTACCGTGCCGCCGAGTTCTTCATGAAGGGCCTGATGGAGCGCGAGCGCGTCGAGCGCCTGGGCTGA